From the Sulfuriferula nivalis genome, the window TTTCAAACCAATATTCTTGCGCTTAATGCAGCTGTTGAGGCCGCTCGTGCAGGTGAGCAGGGACGTGGATTTGCAGTTGTCGCAACTGAGGTGCGCAGTCTTGCACAACGCAGTGCGGCAGCTGCAAAAGAAATTAAGTCGTTGATAGATGTTTCGGTTGCCAAAGTGGATGAAGGCGCGGCATTAGCTGATGAAGCAGGCAGTAACATGAATGAAATTGTTAATGCAATTAAACGTGTGTCTGTCATTATGAATGAGATTAGCGTTGCTTCACGCGAGCAAAGCATAGGCATAGGTCAGGTCAATGATGCAATTGCTGAGATGGATGAGGTTACCCAGCGCAATGCTGCTCAGGTTGAAGAAGCTGCTGCGGCAGCAGCCATCTTGGAAGAGCAGACATTGTCACTGATTAATGCTTTGAAAGTATTTAAAATAGACGGTGCAACTGATGTACCACGGAAAGCATCTGGCAAGATGCGTGTATTGACTAAATAATCTTATTAGAACAACGAGACTGCAACATGACTTATTTTAAACACCATGTATTTTTTTGCACCAATGAACGCGACGATGGCGCAAAGTGTTGTGGCGCATCGGGTGGGCAGGCGATGCGGGATTACACCAAAAAGAAAATCAAAGCGCTGGATATGAATGGCGAGGGTAAATGCCGTATTAACAGCGCAGGATGTATGGACAGATGCAGCGAAGGTCCATTGCTGGTGGTGTATCCGGAAGCCACTTGGTACACCTATGTGGATGAAGAAGACATAGATGAAATTATCACTGAACATTTGCAAAATGGACGCGTGGTGGACAGGCTGCTGCTTAAATGAAACGTTCCAAACTTCGTATCAAATCTGCTATCGGTTATATAGAAACGCTGGTCAATGATCCTGGTGAGCGTCGGCGCGGCCTGGCATTCATTGCGCATCCCCATCCGCTGCATGGCGGCACGATGGATAACAAAGTGGTGTTGAGCATGGCGCAAACTTGCTATGAGCAAGATTATGTTGCTGTCCGCCCGAATTTTCGCGGCGTGGGTAGCTCCGATGGTGAATACACAGGCGGCATAGGTGAAACCGAAGATATGCTGGAACTCATTGCTTTTGTGCGTGGGCATTATGATGCTGACTTACCCATTGTGCTGGCTGGTTTTTCATTTGGGGGTTACGTGCAACACCGCGTGGCGCAGCAACTGGATGTAAGTAAACTCATCCTTATTGGCCCTGCGGTAAATTTATATGAATTTGGCAGCGTGCCTGCCAATACCAGCGTCATCCATGGTATCAACGACGAAGTTGTGCCTTATGCTGATGCGCAAGCATGGGCGCATAATCAGCACATTAATTTTCAAACTATCGATGACACCGGTCATTTTTTTCATGGCAAATTAGCCGAACTCAAGTCAGCGGTACTCGCAGCATGTCAATCATAAAAGTACGTCATTTAGCCAAAAAATACGGTGACAACGAAGTAGTACGCGGCCTGGATCTGGATATCCAGCGCGGCGAATGTTTTGGCTTGCTTGGCCCCAATGGCGCAGGTAAAACCACTACGCTGAAAATGCTGCTCGGTCTGGTTCGTCCTGATACGGGCGAAATTTTAATTCTTGATGAAGATATCTCCTGTCACGCCCGCGAAGCGCGACTGCGTATCGGCGTAGTGCCGCAAATGGATAATCTTGATCCTGATTTCAGCGTGGCGGAAAATCTGCTGATATACGGGCGTTATTTTGGCCTGAGTGATGCGGTGATTAACAGTCGTATTCCCGCGTTACTGGAATTTGCGGGATTGACCAGCAAAGCTGATGCAAAAATCACTTCGCTATCAGGCGGGATGAAGCGCCGCCTTACGTTGGCACGTGCGCTGGTGAATGACCCTGAACTGATAGTGCTTGATGAACCGACGACAGGGCTGGATCCACAAGCACGGCACGTTATCTGGCAAGGGTTGCGCCGCTTGATACATCAAGGTAAAACCATCTTGCTCACCACTCACTTTATGGAAGAAGCTGAGCGCTTATGCGATAACCTGGTTATCCTCGATCACGGCAAAGTCATCGCCAAAGGCAATCCGCGTGATTTAATCGCGGCTGAAATTGAGCCTAATGTGGTGGAAATTTATGGCGAGACTGTCGAAGACTGGTCTCGGCAGCACGGTGAGCAATGGTGTGCCCGCCATGAAATCACGGGTGAAACGCTATTTTGCTACACGCATGACTGCATAGGGCTAATCGAACATTTGCGTGAGCAGCAAGCTTTACGCTATGTACAGCGCCCATCCAATCTGGAAGATGTTTTCTTAAAATTTACTGGACGTGAGTTACGCGACGCATGAACTATTTTACTCACCCACAATTCTCCTGGCGCTTTATCCCAGTTTGGCGACGTAACTTTCTGGTCTGGAAGAAACTGGCAGGCTCCAGCATCCTCGGTAACTTGGCTGATCCCATGTTTTACATGCTGGGTTTTGGTTATGGACTGGGCAGCCTGATTCCGCAAGTTGGTGGCGCGAGTTACATGACTTTTCTGGCGGCGGGTACAATCTGTTACTCGACCATGAACAGCGCAACGTTTGAAGTGCTGTATTCAGGTTTCTCGCGTATGCACGTACAAAAAACCTGGGAGGCCATACTCAATGCGCCGCTCACATTAGATGATGTGATGCTGGCAGAACTCACATGGGGTGCGTCCAAGAGCCTGCTCTCTGGTATCGCCATACTGGCCGTGATTTGGGCGTTGGGTTTGCAACAAAGCTGGATGCTGAGTTTGTGGGTGATGCCCGTGGTGATATTGATCGGCCTGACGTTCTCGGCGATGGGTTTGGTGATGACCGCCGTTTCGCCCAGCTATGACTTTTTCATGTATTACTTCACTCTGGTGATTACACCCATGGTGTTGTTGTGCGGTGTGTTCTACCCCGTTGAGCGTATGCCTGAAATTTTGCAAAACGTTGCAGCGGTGTTGCCGCTGTCGCACGCGATCGACCTCGTGCGACCGCTGATACTGGGACATGTTCCTGCCGCAATTTTTACTCACGTCGCTGCATTGCTGGCCTGGACGACTGTTAGCTACTGGCTCGCAGTGGGGCTGACACGGCGACGGATATTGAAATAACCTAGTCCGCATCTATATCGACGTTGGTGTCGATGCGGGTGTAGGGCAGGCGGGCGTAATTCGCAAATATCGCGGGTGCGCTGGTGTCTAGGGCAGTGATTTCGAAAATGGGCTGATGGTTTTGCTGTATCAGCAATGGCAACGCCCATGCCGATGACCAGCAGATGTGGCGGTCATCCTGGTTGGGCATGTTGAGCTGGTACCAGTGGCATAGTCCCCATGCGGTCGCTAGCGGTGCAGTCTGTTCAGTGGTGAGTGTGTATGTGCCTTGCGGCATGGTCAATATATGCGCCATGCCATTCCAGTTGGCGTAGATGCCTATGCGATACAAGTGGCTGCGGTCTGCGCTGGTAACGGTATGGCGCTTGAGATCATAGAGCTGATAATTTTCTTCCGTCCCCGTTTGACGAAGGATGCTGATCATGACGTTGTGGTCGGTCAGTCGCGTCAGTTGTTGCTCCCCCTCGCGCCACATTTGCAAGGCGTGTGGCATGCCTTTGCTATCCAGATAATTTGCTTGTAAATACACCTGCCGAGGTGCCTGATCAACAGGGAATGCTGTATTCCAGTCCAGCGTGTCGGCAAATGCCGGGGCTGCAAGCAGCATCCCCAGCGCTAATTTCACTAGTCTCAATTACGGATAGCCTTGGCACTATCGAAGTAAGTATAAGGTTTGCCATTTTCGTACAAGGTGTGTGTACTCAGTTCGACGTGATAATGATGTTGCGCATTATTGATGTCCTTGCCATCAGGGTCAGTTGGGTAAACGATAGTCAAATCATCAGCCTTGGTCGACGACATGACGTGCTGCGTAACCTTGGGTTTGAAATTCTTCGCAGTGCGTAGCGCTTCCAGCAGGACGCGGCCATCGTGTCCTTCACCTGCCAGATTCAGTCCCATGATATGGGCAATTGTCGGTGCCAGATCAACGTTGCCACTTGGATATTTATCAAGATAGCTGCGACGGAAATCTGGACCGTAAGCGATGAAGGTGTTATGCACGTCTATCGGGCTGAAGCTGCCATGCATGCCGCGATTATTGCCCGCACTTTCATATTCGGTACCTGGCATGCCTTGGACAACGGCTTTTTCATTGAAGTTGAAGCTCACGATCAGGTCAGGATTGCGGCCAGCAGTATTTTCCAGATGCACAGCTTGCAGTGGCAGCGTGCCAGGTAATTGGCCATAGCGGCTATCTGCAAATATCGCACCGTATTCAGGACGCGATTGCACATAACGCACCACCTTTGCCACAGTAGCTGCATCGTGGTCGGGCAAGTACAGGTAGTCGCTGCCGCCGTTTGCAGCAATGACTATCGGGTGTTTGTCCACAGGCAACTCCGCAGGCACCTTGAAGTTGCCAGTGGTGTATTTCTGTCCAGCTTTGCCGCATACACTGCCATCATTATCTGTTTGTGTGGCATAAACGGGTGTGTTGTCGGCGCGTATGCCAGACATCACTGGATCCAGCACGCAGCCTTTGCCGTCATAAGCGGTGAAACCTGCACGCGTTAGTAAATCAGCAGTACGCACATCACCCGATACCGAGTAGGCCAGCTCGCTGGTTTGACCTGGTTTGCCGTCTGCGACTACGCGCAAAGGGAACCAGTCAGCATCGCCAGCAACCGTGCTGTGACCGTGATCGGAGACCACCACGATATCGGTAGCGCTTGCCATGCGCAGCGCCTTGAGTCTGGCCTGCAGGTCGCCCAGTAGCTGATCCTGTGCACGCAGCGCATCGTGGTAATTGGCAGTGCCCGGACCGTAATTGTGTTCGGTAGAGTCTGGATTACGCAACCAGATCAGGCTCAGTTTGGGCTGATGCATAGGCAGGATTTGATTGAGATACGCGTGCATCATGTAAGCATTTGCATTCTTGTACGGAGAGCCACTACCATTGGTCGGGTCGGTTGTGACTTTGTCATCCAGTTTCGCAACGGGAGTGGATGCGGTTGGGTCACCGTTGTTGGGCGCTAGCGCCAACGTAGCATTGGCATCGGTTATTGTGGCTGTTTTTGGCAAGGCAACGCCAGCCGCCTGTAATTCCTGCGCCAGACTTAGCGGCATGACCGTGCGTTCATCGAGCAACAAACCGCCGCGTTTGAAATCCTGCAAATAAGCTGGGCCCGACTTGCCGATGGCGGCCGTCGTGATGCCGCTGGCCTGCGCAGCCTGGAACAGCGTGCCCACCATCAACAGCTGGTTGCTGTAATAGGCATTGATGTCATCGAGGATGCCGTAATCTTCGGTAAATATCGGCTGCTGAAAATCAACCGGCTTGCCATGCGCATCCTTGCCCGTAGCACCAGCACGCCAAACGGTATTGCCGTAGAACCCGGTATGCTCAGGGAAACTACCAGTGGCAAAACTCGCCGCATTCATCATGGTAAAGGTCGGGTAAGTTGCATGGTTAGCACTGAAATTCACGCCTGCGCTACGCATACGCAACAGATTCGGGGTGTCGGCCGCAGTCACCGAGTCAGGACGTAAACCATCCCATACGAAAATAATGACATTGTGGGCGTTAGCTTTGCTTGGCGTTGCCTGAGCAGGCAGCACACTCAGCAACAAGCTGGCGGCAGACAGGGCTAAACATATTTTTTTCAGGGCGGGTAGCTTCATGATGGGTAGATTCGTGGCGAGAATTGATGATGGCAATAAGCGTACACAATATACATGACGATATTGTGGCAGCTTGCTGACGCATCGTGAGTAGTGGCTAATGATTTTGGAGTGGTTTTTATCTAGCCAAACGATTTTTTCTGCGAAATCAAATCAATTTCGTGCACTATGCTGATGAAGGCCTCAACTCGACTCAAAGCAGCCCTCATACCCGCCAAACAAAAGACACCCGAGGGGGCCTATACTCTTCATGCGCGGCTAAGCTTTAGGTATTGCGACTTCGGTTAAAGTCCAATCATATAACTGAGGTAAACAGTAGTTGACCCCGTGCTTTGGAATGGCAGTTGTTGGTAATAAACATCTCCTGAAATACGTTGCGTTTTAGACACTGCGTAATAAGCACCAGCCGAAGCCACTGGGCGTAAACGCTTAATACTGTCGTTAAAGTTCTCTGACGTCAGGTTGGCAATGCTTGATGATGTGGCGATATATTGGTCAACGCTATGTTCTAAATCCTGCTCTATACCAAGGCTTGCCGTTAAGGTGGTTTTAGGTGTCAGTGTGTGGTTTAGCTTTAATCCAACCAATGCTGTTGTTGAACGGTCTTTAAGTGTCGCGTAGCTTAAAGGAGCTGTAACCCCTGTTTCTGTATAAGCATCTTGCTTTATGGTAGTTTGCCGTAATGCAAAATAAGGGCGAAGTAGTGTTTTATCTTTAAAGGTAAATGCGTAACTTAATTCACCGACATAGCTTTGAATATTAAGGTTAGTGTCACCGGTACCAGCTTCTGAAGTTCCAATCACATCACGTGTGATGTTGACATCTTTGTCTTGGTAAGCATTAGCCACTTTTACTTGGAGGCCTAAACCATCAGCGTTTTGATTCCATACTGCAAATACACCCATCAATGGATTCTTATTAGACACCTTGATACCCGTAGGTGTGTTGTTACTTACATTCTGGTTTACGAAGCCACCAATGCGGATGTTGGGTGTGGCTTTATAACCAATTACCACCACAGCACTGGTATTACTTGAATTTGGATTGTCTACTGTTGTGTAACGCCCACCTGAAGAGATACACATACCCTTAGTATCAAACAAGTTACAGTCGTAGGTATTCATGTTGGCGAAGTTAGTTGATATAGCGGCTGCGTTGAAGATACCACGTAATCTTTGCGCTGAAATATCGAGTGATGCTTGTGTGTCAGCGGTAGAAGGGCCGCTAACCAATACACTTATGCTAAGGGTGCCATATGCTGCACCCGCTAAATTAAAAGGATTCAACAGGTAAGAGCTAGTTCCGCTATCGTAACTAATGTTCATTGTTCCTCCGCCATTGGAGGTAGTAAACGCAACCCCCTGAGAGTTCAAATACAGAGGACTGCCTAGCCAATTATTTTGAATTCCATATATATTTGAAAGACCCGTGATGACATAACTGGTCCCCATGTAATACACGTTCCCTAAAATCGCTGTAATAGTGCCACTATTAACAGTAAATACTCCATTGACAGTATCTACGGGGCCACCGGAAATAATATTGTTACCGGAAAACACAAAATTATAATTAGTATCAGCCCAAGTTGACTCCACTCCACCTAACAATAATGTTGATGAAACAAGCAGATTTTTAAAAAATGATAAGGTCATATAGCACTCAGTAATTAGGTTGAGTTGAAGTTAAGGACGGTTGCTTATTCCGCTAAACAGATCGTACGCCATCACCCTCCCAAAATCATTAACTTATTATGAGTCTAGTATCAGATCGGGCTTCAATTGATGGCTGCTATGCCAGCGCCTTATGCCGTGACTTGGCATCGGGTTTGGTTGCGTCATCCGGATTGCACAGGCGGTGAAAGCGCATCAATGTTTTTTGTGCGCGGCCGAGTACGCTGTTGTTGGTGTAAATGCCGGTCTCGTCGAGTTCGCCTTCGGGGTGGCCCATCAGTAGGTCTAGCCCATCGGTGACGTGGTCGATTACATGGATATGGAATTGGCCTTGTTCAACTGCGGTTATGACTGCATGGCTTAACATGAGATGCGGGCGGTTGCGAGCCGGGAGGATGATGCCCTGGCTGCCGTCCAGCCCTGCTTCCTGACAGACTTGGAAAAACCCTTCTATTTTTTCATTCAAGCCGCCTATGGGCAGGACTTCGCCGAATTGATTGAGCGCGCCTGTGACGGCAATGCCTTGACGGATGGGTAAGCCGGACAGGCTGGATATCAACGCATAAAATTCAGCGCATGAAGCCGAATCGCCTTCTACGCCGTGGTATTCCTGTTCAAAAACCAGTGCACCATCGACTGAGAGCGGGCCGAGATGGGCGAACAGGCTGGCAAAATAGTTTTGCAGTATAAAGACGCCTTTGTCGTGGATGGGGCCGGACATTTCTACTTCACGTTCTATATTGATGAGGCCATCCTTGCCGGGAAAGGTACGCGCGGAGATAACGACGGGCAGTCCGAAACGGTGGTCGCCCTGGTCTATCTGGGTGAGGCCGTTAATGTGGCCTACGCGTTCGCCTTGTACGCTAATCAGTAATTCACCCTCGGCGATGGATTCGTGCAGGCGCTGATCAGGATAGTCATGGCGCCATGTTTTGGCCTGTAGCGCAGCCTCGACATCCTCGCGCTGTACAATTTTACCTTGAGCTACGGTGCCGCTTTCAACCACCAGCTGTTCCAGATAAGCGAATATGGCATAGAGTCGGGTCTGGTCGTCCGCTTCACGGTGCATTTCTTCCAGTAGTCGGGCAACTGCTGCTGCGGAAAAATGCGGCAAACCCAGGCGGCGACAGGTGTGTGCAATAAAAATGGCGCTGTCGTGATGGGTGCTTACTCCGGCTTTGAAGCTTTCAGCAAAATCTACTTTGATGCGGAAATAGCGGCCGAATTCAGGGTCGTCTTCTTGTAGTTCGTAATAATGCTCGCGCGTCCCGATCAGGATGATTTTTACAGCGACATCGACTGCTTCGGGTGTGAGTGATACTGCCGGGTTGGGTGAATATTGCGTGCCGGGTTCTTCAATCTGCAAGCGTCCGCTGCGCAAGAATCGTCGCAGTTTTTCCCATACCAGCGGGTCGCCAAACAGATCACGCAGATGCAGCAACAAAAATCCGCCATGCGCACGTAACAGGCTGCCTGCGCGTATGCGGGAAAAATCCGTCATCAGCACGTCGTTTTCGACCTGATATTCTATACTGCCAAATAGCGAGCGAAACAGCGGGTTATCTTCGACCAGCGCGGGTGCACCATTCAATTCGCTATTGTCTACCACCAGATTTACGCGGTAAGCCAGCATGGCCTCCAGCAATTCTGCTTGCACGGCGATATCTTCGGAGCCGAATAATTCGAGCTGATACAGCACGTCTTGGGCAACCGCATCAAGATAGCGCCCCAGTTTGCCCACATCCATAATCTGCTGCTTCATCGCCATGCGTATCTGCTGTAGCTCATGATCCAGCATGGGTTTAATTAAATGGCGTTTGAATTGGATCAGCGCTTCCTTATTTGCACGTTCTTTAGGGCGCATTTTCTCCAGAAAGCGTGCGATCTCTACGCGCAGCAGTTGTTCATCGCGGTCAAGTTCGATTTTGCGTTCGGCTGACAGTGCGAGCATATCTGCTTCGGTCATGGCGTGCCCGTCGGCATCCAGCAAGGTAAAAATCAGACGTCCGTCTTCACGATGCAACGTGAAATGGCGTGCTGCTGCAAATGCAGACAGTTCAGCATAGGCAATTGCTTCTTCATCTTTATATGTCTGCTGTATGCGTTCATTTTCTGCATTGAATTCCGGGCCTGCCAGACGTCGGGGGATTTCCACTTGTAGCAGTTGTATCAGTGCTGCCATCATGTCGCGCAATATGCGGCCTTGGCCAGCAGGTAAGCGGAGTGCGATGGGATTCTCAGGTACGTCGAAATGATGCAAGTAGCATAAATCGGGCGGTGGCGAGCGTTTGGCTGCAGCAGCATGCATGGCTGCTTCCAGCAATGATGATCGTCCGCTACCGACCTCACCTAACACGAATAAATTGTAGCCCGGCTGATCTATCGAAAGACCGAAGTGGGCAGCTTTCTCCGCGCGTTCCTGACCTATCCACGGCAGTGTTTCATCAACTAATTCTACTGTGGTGGCAAACCCCAGTTTGTCTGCATTAAGCGTTAAGCGGAGTTGTGATGGTAGTAGTTTGGAAAGCGCCATGGACGACTCGGTATCAAAGGGTAATGTGTATTATTCCACTTGTAGATGGAAATTGCAGATTAATGACAGGAAAATGTCATGAAGTATTAGGTCGGTCTGTAGTACATTCAGCTAAATCCGCCCCAGATTAGCCTGTTTGGGCAAATATTAGCATTGCCTGATACCGCAGCGACGAGTAGAATTGAGTCAATTTCGCTTTTACTTTTATATAGCTACCAATGGACAGACAGAGCTGGTTGCAAGGGACTTTATACAGTCCTGATTTTGAACAAGATAGCTGCGGCTTCGGGCTGATGGCTCAATTAGATAATCAACCTAGCCATTGGCTGGTTAAAACCGCGATTTCGTCGTTGGCGTGTCTCACCCATCGGGGTGCGGTGGCGGCTGACGGCAAATCGGGTGATGGTTGTGGTTTGCTATTTAAAAAGCCTGACGTTTTCTTGCGCGCAGTGGCGGCTGAATGTGGCTTTAGCCTCAATGCACACTATGCCGCAGGCTTGGTATTCCTTAATCAGGATCCGGCATTGGCGACTGTCGCACGCGACACGCTGAATCGTGAGCTTGCTGCGCAAGGGTTGACGGTTGCTGGTTATCGCCTGTTGCCTGTGGATACGTCTGTTTGCGGTGAGTATGCACTGACGACATTACCCCATTTCGAACAGATTTTCGTTAACTGTCCTGCGGTCATGGATGCAGAAGCATTTGAACGCAAGCTGTATATCGCGCGACGTTTGACCGAAAAAGCATTGGCGGGTGATAAGACTTTCTATATTCCGACTTTGTCAGGCAATGTGATTCTGTACAAAGGCCTGGTGATGCCAGATGCGTTGCCAGTGTTTTATCAGGATTTGAGCGACGAACGTTTCGCCTCCTCATTGGCGGTTTACCATCAGCGTTTTTCTACTAATACCTGGCCAGAATGGCGTCTGGCGCAGCCTTTCCGTTATCTTGCGCACAATGGTGAGATTAATACGGTGGAAGGTAACCGTAACTGGTCATTGGCGCGTGAACGTAAATTTGCAACGCCGCTGATTCCAAATATGGATGATATACGTCCTATCGTTGGCCGTAATGGTTCAGATTCTTACAGCATGGATAACATGCTTGAAGGTCTGGTCATGGGTGGCGCGGGTCTGTTCCGCAGCTTGCGTATGATGATACCGCCAGCATGGCAGAATGTGCCTGAGATGGATGCGGATCTGCGTGCATTCTATGAATATAACTCCATGCACATGGAGCCGTGGGATGGCCCTGCTGGTGTGGTGTTGACGGATGGCCGCTATGGCGCCTGTCTGCTGGATCGCAACGGCTTGCGTCCTGCGCGTTATGTGGTTACTAAAGATCGTCATTTCACCATTGCATCTGAAGTCGGCGTGTGGAATTACGCACCTGAAGATGTGGTGCAAAAAGGTCGTATCAAGCCAGGTCAAATGATTGCGGCAGATTTGCTGACCGGCAAAATCTTGTTGCCAGCTGATATTGAAACCGAATTGAAATCTGCGCATCCTTATCGTGAGTGGCTGAAAAAGTCGCAGCATCTGGAATTGGGCATGTCGCAAGATGCGCATGTGGAAAAATTTGACGCACCTACTTTGTCGGTTTATCAGAAATTGTTCGGTGTGAGTTTTGAAGAGCGCGATCAGGTATTGCGTGTGCTTGGTGAAGATGGTCAGGAAGCGATAGGCTCCATGGGTGACGATACGCCTATGGCTGTGTTGTCGCAAAAAGTACGTTCACCGTTTGATTATCTGCGTCAGCAATTTGCGCAAGTCACCAATCCGCCGATAGATCCTATTCGCGAAGCTGTGGTGATGTCATTGAATACCTGCTTCGGTCCAGAGCGTAACCTGTTCGAGCAAACACCAGAGCACGCTCACCGTCTGGAAATACCTTCGCCAGTGTTGTCGCATGATGCATTTGTATATTTAACGACGCTGACTGACGATAACTATCGTAGTGCACAATTTGAATTAAGCTACGACCCTGCAACTACTAATTTGCAGGCGGCTGTGCAGAAGCTCACGCAAGACGTGACTGCCTCTGTGCAAGCTGGCAATGTGGTTATTGTGTTGTCCGATCGCGCAATCAGCAAAGCACGTTTGCCTGTGCATGCGCTGTTTGCAGTTGGTGCGGTGCATCATGCGTTGATTAAGGCGGGCTTGCGTTGCAATTGCAATATTATCGCTGAAACAGCAAGTGCGCGTGACCCACACCAGATCGCTGCGCTGCTGGGTTATGGCGCAACTGCCGTTTACCCATACCTTGCTTATCAAGCCATTATGAATATGGTGGCGTCGGGCGATATCAAACATAAAGTTGAAAAAGCGCTGACCAATTACCGTAAAGGTATAGACAAGGGCTTGCTTAAAGTCTTGTCTAAGATGGGTATTTCTACCATAGCCAGCTATCGTGGTGCGCAACTGTATGAAGCAGTCGGTGTGCATGAAGAAGTGGTTGCGCTGAGTTTGCATGGCACTGTGTCACGTATTTCAGGTGCGAACTTTGCTGACTTTGAAGAAGATCAGAAACAGCTGGCTCGTCTGGCTTACAACCCTATGCGCCCTATTGCGCAAGGTGGATTGCTGAAATTCATCCATGGCGAAGAATTCCACGCATATAACCCCGACGTGGTGTCGCAACTGCAACAAGCGGTACAAAAGGGTGATTATGCACTGTATAAGGAATACGCTGATTTGGTAAACGGTCGTCAAGTCGCCATGTTGCGCGATTTGATGGGCCTGAGCGAAGATGCACAACCTATTTCTATAGATGAAGTAGAGTCGATAGAAAAAATTCTGAAACGCTTTGATTCTGCCGGCATGTCGTTGGGTGCGTTGTCACCTGAAGCGCATGAAGCCTTGGCGATAGGGATGAACCGCATCGGTGGTCGCTCCAACTCGGGCGAAGGTGGTGAAGATCCTGTGCGCTATGGCACGATGAAAATGTCCAAGATCAAGCAGGTGGCTTCTGGACGTTTTGGTGTTACTGCACATTATCTGGTCAATGCTGAAGTATTGCAGATCAAGATTTCGCAGGGTGCGAAGCCGGGTGAAGGCGGGCAGTTACCGGGACACAAAGTGTCGGAAATGATAGGTAAGCTGCGTTGTGCAAAACCGGGTGTTTCTTTGATTTCGCCGCCGCCGCATCACGATATTTATTCTATCGAAGATTTGGCTCAGTTGATTTTTGACTTGAAGCAAGTCAACCCTAAAGCGTTGATCTCTGTGAAATTGGTGGCTGAGCCTGGTGTGGGTACTGTCGCTGCTGGTGTGGCTAAGGCTTACGCCGATTTGATTACCATTTCAGGTTATGACGGTGGTACAGGTGCGTCTCCACTAACCAGTGTGAAATATGCGGGTACGCCATGGGAGCTGGGTTTGACCGAAGCGCAGCAAGTATTGCGTGCCAACGGCTTGCGTGGGCGTGTGCGCGTGCAAACTGATGGTGGTTTGAAAACAGGCTATGACGTGATCAAAGCGGCTATTCTTGGTGCTGAAAGCTTTGGCTTTGGTACAGCGCCGATGATAGCGCTAGGTTGCAAATATTTGCGTATTTGCCATCTGAACAATTGCGCGACAGGCGTTGCAACGCAAGATGAGCGGTTACGCAAGCAGCACTTTATCGGTTTGCCAGAAATGGTTGTCAATTTCTTCACTTTCGTGGCGATGGAAACGCGTGAGTGGATGGCAAAATTAGGTGTGCGCACGATAGAGGAGCTTATTGGTCGTATTGATTTGCTCAAGCTCAATGCAGGTGATACGCCACGTCAAGGTCGTTTGAATCTGCAAACCTTGTTGACGCAAGGTAGCATACCTGAATCTGAACCGCGCTTCTGTGTGGAAACATCCAATCCGTCATTTGATAAGGGTGAATTGGCAGAGCAAATGGTCGTAGACGCGATGGAATGCATACGCACCAAGACGCCAACGACTTT encodes:
- a CDS encoding Lon protease family protein, producing the protein MALSKLLPSQLRLTLNADKLGFATTVELVDETLPWIGQERAEKAAHFGLSIDQPGYNLFVLGEVGSGRSSLLEAAMHAAAAKRSPPPDLCYLHHFDVPENPIALRLPAGQGRILRDMMAALIQLLQVEIPRRLAGPEFNAENERIQQTYKDEEAIAYAELSAFAAARHFTLHREDGRLIFTLLDADGHAMTEADMLALSAERKIELDRDEQLLRVEIARFLEKMRPKERANKEALIQFKRHLIKPMLDHELQQIRMAMKQQIMDVGKLGRYLDAVAQDVLYQLELFGSEDIAVQAELLEAMLAYRVNLVVDNSELNGAPALVEDNPLFRSLFGSIEYQVENDVLMTDFSRIRAGSLLRAHGGFLLLHLRDLFGDPLVWEKLRRFLRSGRLQIEEPGTQYSPNPAVSLTPEAVDVAVKIILIGTREHYYELQEDDPEFGRYFRIKVDFAESFKAGVSTHHDSAIFIAHTCRRLGLPHFSAAAVARLLEEMHREADDQTRLYAIFAYLEQLVVESGTVAQGKIVQREDVEAALQAKTWRHDYPDQRLHESIAEGELLISVQGERVGHINGLTQIDQGDHRFGLPVVISARTFPGKDGLINIEREVEMSGPIHDKGVFILQNYFASLFAHLGPLSVDGALVFEQEYHGVEGDSASCAEFYALISSLSGLPIRQGIAVTGALNQFGEVLPIGGLNEKIEGFFQVCQEAGLDGSQGIILPARNRPHLMLSHAVITAVEQGQFHIHVIDHVTDGLDLLMGHPEGELDETGIYTNNSVLGRAQKTLMRFHRLCNPDDATKPDAKSRHKALA
- a CDS encoding autotransporter outer membrane beta-barrel domain-containing protein yields the protein MTLSFFKNLLVSSTLLLGGVESTWADTNYNFVFSGNNIISGGPVDTVNGVFTVNSGTITAILGNVYYMGTSYVITGLSNIYGIQNNWLGSPLYLNSQGVAFTTSNGGGTMNISYDSGTSSYLLNPFNLAGAAYGTLSISVLVSGPSTADTQASLDISAQRLRGIFNAAAISTNFANMNTYDCNLFDTKGMCISSGGRYTTVDNPNSSNTSAVVVIGYKATPNIRIGGFVNQNVSNNTPTGIKVSNKNPLMGVFAVWNQNADGLGLQVKVANAYQDKDVNITRDVIGTSEAGTGDTNLNIQSYVGELSYAFTFKDKTLLRPYFALRQTTIKQDAYTETGVTAPLSYATLKDRSTTALVGLKLNHTLTPKTTLTASLGIEQDLEHSVDQYIATSSSIANLTSENFNDSIKRLRPVASAGAYYAVSKTQRISGDVYYQQLPFQSTGSTTVYLSYMIGL